Below is a window of Methanocaldococcus jannaschii DSM 2661 DNA.
TTCTAAACTTTACTATTCTGAAGAAGAAGAAACACCAAAGGCATGGATATTTACAGACAAGGATAACAATCAGATAACTTTCTTTTTATGGGGAGCTGCTAAGCATTATAAGGAACTAAACCCACCAAACTTCAATACAGAAATTGTCCATATAGCCACTGGAGACCCAGAGTTCAACTTAAAATGTGCAAAAAAAGCTTATGGAAACAATTTGGTCTCTTTCGACCCCGGACAGGACTTACCTCAATACTCAAAAGAAATGTTGTTGGAAATTATTGAGCATACAAACTTTTTATTTATGAATAAACATGAATTTGAGAGAGCATCTAATTTATTAAATTTTGAAATTGATGATTATTTAGAGAGGGTTGATGCCCTTATAGTAACAAAAGGTTCTAAGGGTAGTGTAATATACACTAAAGATAAAAAAATAGAAATTCCTTGTATTAAAGCAGGGAAAGTTATAGACCCAACAGGTGCTGGAGACAGCTATAGAGCTGGATTTTTATCTGCCTATGTCAAAGGGTATGATTTAGAGAAATGTGGTTTAATTGGTGCTGCAACTGCCTCATTTGTTGTTGAGGCAAAGGGATGCCAAACTAATTTACCAACATGGGATAAGGTTGTTGAGAGATTAGAAAAACACCGAATATAAAATATAATTTTTTGAGGGATGTCTATGGATATAGTAGAAAGAATAAACAAATTAAAAGAAGAAAAAAATGCAGTAATATTGGCTCACAATTATCAACCAAAGGAGATACAGAAAATAGCTGATTTTCTTGGAGATTCATTAGAGTTGTGTATAAAGGCAAAAGAAACAGATGCTGACATAATAGTATTTTGTGGAGTAGATTTTATGGGAGAGTCAGCAAAAATTTTGAATCCAGAGAAAAAAGTTTTGATGCCAGAGATTGAAGGAACCCAATGCCCAATGGCTCACCAACTACCCCCAGAGATTATAAAGAAGTATAGAGAGCTTTATCCAGAGGCTCCATTGGTTGTTTATGTGAATACAACAGCAGAGACAAAAGCATTAGCTGATATTACATGCACATCAGCAAATGCAGATAGAGTAGTTAATTCCTTGGATGCTGATACAGTTTTATTTGGTCCGGATAACAACTTAGCTTATTATGTGCAAAAAAGAACTGATAAAAAAGTTATAGCTATTCCTGAAGGGGGAGGTTGTTATGTGCATAAAAAATTCACAATAGATGATTTAAAGAGAGTTAAAAGCAAATATCCAAATGCTAAAGTTTTAATTCATCCAGAATGTAGTCCAGAATTGCAAGATAATGCTGATTACATAGCAAGCACAAGTGGAATATTGAGGATTGTTTTAGAGTCAGATGATGAAGAGTTTATAATTGGCACTGAAGTTGGAATGATAAATAGATTGGAGATAGAGCTTGAAAAATTGGGTAAAAAGAAAACCTTAATTCCATTGAGGAAAGATGCTATTTGCCACGAGATGAAAAGAATAACATTGGAGAAGATAGAAAAATGTTTATTAGAGGAGAGATATGAAATTAAATTAGAGAAAGAGATTATTGAAAAAGCTCAAAAAGCTATTGAAAGAATGCTTAGAATTTAGTGTCTTTCAAAAAATAAAAATTTATTAATGAACTTTTGAACGCCTTCCAAAGGAAGACGTTCGTTAGTGCAAATGGTTATCCAAGAAGTTTTGAAAGACACTAATAAATAGTGATATTATGAGAGTAGAAGAAACAGAAGTTTTTAAAAAATATTTTAAAAATCTAACGGATAGAGAGAGGGCAGTGTTTGAAGGGGGGATTACCTTAGGAGCTTTATTTCACCAATTTGTAGGCACTCCAGTAAGTAAATACAATAAGGAATCTTTAGAAAGAGCTATAGAGGAAGCTATGAAAAATCAGCCATGTGTATATGATATAAAGGTAAAAATTAGAAATGTTGGGGAAAAATATGTCTCTTTAGATGGAAAGATGTTAGATGTCGATTTAAAAATTAAAATAAATAAAACAGTTGCTCATTTAAAACTTGAATATATCCCAGAAATTGACTATCCTCTAATGTATGTCAAAAAGTTTGAGGAATAAATATTTATTTTAAAGACTTAATAATTATCTTATATTAGATAAAGGATATTGAGGTGGAGTAAATGAAAAAACTTATTTTCGTAGTTTTGTTACTTGCAGTAATTAGCTATACTTACCCCTCAAATTTAGATTATAAATATACAAGCTCAATTCCAATAGAATTTGTTAAACTATCTGAAATTAAGAATGTTGATGAACTCAATAGATTGTTAAACTCCAATGCTTTAGTTATCTTCTGTCTTGATAGTAATAACATAAATAAAGATATCTTATACCATCTTGGAATAAAAAGATATAACCCATCAGAAATCCCTGATTATGGAAATTATTCTTATGTTAGTATAAACGGGGTTATTGTAGTTTATCCAAAGTATAGTGTTTATGAGGAAAATGGAGCTTTAATATATAACCCACCAAAGGAAGAAAACTATAGTAAATATGAGTTTGTAAGACCATATAAAATTAAGGTTCCAAATGTTTCAAAAATTCCTGACTATGGTGGATATGTATTAATAGAAAACTCAACCTTTATTCTCTATCCAAAAAAATACATCATTAGAGGAGATGAAGGGGGAATATACTATATTCCTCCAAAAAACAGTTCTGATAACTATTATTATAAATACTCTTACAACCTTCCAGAAAAATGCATCCCCGATTATTACGATTATGTGTTTATTGATAATAACGGCATTTTCATAATATATCCAAAAAAGTATGTTGTTAGGAGTAATGATGGGGTTTTAGTATTTAGCCCTCCAGTGGATGCTAAAGAAGCCCCAATTTATAAAATTGATTATAAGAAAATAGATGAGGGTGTCTATGAAATTAAAAAGAATAAGCTTCTCTTTCTGTATCCTACAACTCTAAACAACAAATCAACTCTTGATATTATTGGAGAATATATAGCCAAAAATGGAGGGGTTTTTGCATACATAAACAAAGTTCCACCGTATTATAAGCATATGCTTGCTACGGGGGTAGCTATAGATAAAGTAATTCCAGATGAAAGTGGAAGTTATGCTATAGATGTTGCAGGAAGGAAGATTAAAGTTGATGTGTTGGATGATGAGATAATAAACAATAAATTAAAATGTATAAAAGCATTAAAAGCTTTAGGAATAAATGTAAGTTACATAGTGACTGGTAGTGAAGGTATTGATATTGTTGAAAAATCTAATGTAGATACAGATGAACTTGAGGATTTATACAATTATTATTGGTTTAAAAAATGGTGGCAGAATTATACTCATCTCTACTTCAATCCTTCACAATTAAAAAATATTGAATTTAATGGTTTTGAAGACATATTGGCTTTAAGCTATTATCCTCTAATTTATGTGGATAAAGCACCAGAAACATTTAGAAATGACCCTATTGGCGGTTATTATCCAAAGGTTATAAGTTATAAAGGAACAAAAAATTATGGATATTGGGAAGAAGGGGCTAAAAGTGAAAATGTTTATTATCATTTAGATGAAGGCGAGCCATATTGGGATGGAAAAGCTAATGAGCCATCGAAATGGTATTATGAAGGGCAGCCAGTTTCAATGGAAAATGATAGTGAAATGTGGAATAGATATGAATATTTCAATCACTGGTTTGTTAAAAATTATGCTTATGCATTAGCAAATGGCTGTGATGGCTTATTCTTAGAAAGTTCAGACAAAAACTTAATAGATGCAATTTTTGGAAATGATAATGAAAACCTAAGTTGGAAATTAGATATAAAAAATAAAGTTGATTATGTGGTAATTCCAGGAAACAAAGGATTTGAAGTTATTAATGGAATCCCTGTCATCAGAATTCCATCTCCTTTAAAAGAAGTTTATGGAGCAAATGTTATTAATACTCTCTATATTCCACCAAAAGATGAAGACTTCGGAATCTATATTTCAGATATTAGAAACTATAATACAAACTTGGTTGTTGAATTAAAAGAGAATGGAACTGATATAGTGTCATTCAAAGACTTAGCTGATTGGCTTAATAAGTATTATAGAAACAATATCTTCTATAATGGAACTGCTATAAAGATATGGGACAACAGAGGGATAAAAATCACCATCTTTAAAAAGAACTTTGGTATGGGTAACTATACCTTTGAGGAGTTTGATAAAGAACATTGTAAATATGTGATAGTAAATCCACCTAAAATAATTCCACTTAAATAAAATTTTTGGTGATATTATGAAAATAGGATTTTACAATATTCAGGGAGGTACTGGAAAAACTACTGTTGCTGCAAATTTTGCATACATACTTAGTCAGTCAGTAAAAACAATATTGATTGATTGTGATATATATGGAGGAACGACTGCAGTGTTATTTGGTCTTGAAGATAAGGAACATAACCTAAATACTTACCTTGCAGGGGATTCTGCAATTGAGGATATAATATATCATTATGATGATTTGGCTATTATCCATACTGACGTCTCTTCTAAGGTTTTTGGATATAAATCTGACTTAAATAGATTTGAAACCTTAGTCAAAGAATTAGAAGAAGAATACGATGTCATAATTTATGATTTTCCACCAAACATTACTGAAGACAACCCATTGATAGGTTATGTTGGTGAGTTTGAACTCGTCAATAAGGTAGTTGTAGTTGGTGAGGATAGTATCCCATCAATTGTAAATTCCCTGAAAACTATAGAACTTATAACAGATTTGGGTATAGGACTTACAGGGATAATTGTGAATAAATATAGAGGGCTTACCGATATTAGTGAGATAATAGATGATGTTATTGGAGTTCTACCCTACGACCAAAATGTAGAAAGGCAGTGGGTAGAAAGCACACCAATAGTAAAAATTAAAACAAAATTCACAAAGGAGATGACTGCATTAGCTAATGAAATCGCGAGTATCTATTTAGAGAAGGATTTAGCATCATTAAGAGCCTTAAGATTAGCAAAAGCTATTTCAGAACTAACTGAAGTAGAAAAATCTGAAAAGGACTTTGAAGATTATTTAGAATAAGAAATATAATAAAAAGTAAGTATAATAAAAATAGGGATAGGATGCTAACAAAGAGAATTATTCCATGCTTAGATATTAAAGACGGAAGAGTTGTTAAAGGAACTAAGTTTTTGAATTTGAGGGATGCTGGAGACCCAGTTGAGTTAGCCCAATACTATGATGATGAAGGAGCTGATGAGCTTGTATTTTTAGATATAACCGCCTCAGCTGAAAAGAGGGACATAATTATTGATGTTGTAGAGAGAACAGCTGAAAAAGTATTTATCCCATTAACTGTTGGTGGAGGAATTAAGTCAATTGAAGATTTTAGGAGAATACTGAGAGCCGGGGCTGATAAAGTTTCGATAAACACTGCCGCAGTAAAAAATCCAAATTTAATTAAAGAGGCAAGTGAGATATTTGGCTCTCAATGTGTTGTTGTTGCAATTGATGCTAAAAGACACTATGTTAATGAAGATGAGATAGATAAGATAAATAAAAATGTCGTTAAAGTAGAGGATGGTTATTGCTGGTTTGAAGTTTATATATACGGAGGGAGAAAAGAAACAGGTATAGATGCCATAAACTGGGCTAAAAAAGTTGAAGAATTGGGAGCTGGAGAGATTTTATTGACAAGTATTGATAAAGATGGGACAAAAAGTGGCTATGATTTGATATTGACAAAGGAGATTTCTAAAAGTGTTAAACTCCCTGTTATTGCAAGTGGAGGTTGTGGAAAACCAGAACATGTTTATGAGGCATTTGTTTATGGAAAGGCAGATGCCGCATTAATGGCAGGGATATTGCACTATAGAGAATATACAATAGAAGAGATAAAAAAATACTGTGCTGATAGAGGAATACCTATGAGATTATTATAAACTTATAAACCTTTTTTATTTTTATTTTAGAGATTTTAAGACCTCATCTTTCAATATGTTTAGTATTTTCTTTCTATATTCAAGGAATTCTATACTTGTTCTATCTCTTGGTCTTTCCAAATCAATTTTTACAATCTCTTTTATTCTTCCAGGTCTTGCAGTTAAAACAACAACTCTATCTGAAAGATAAACTGCCTCATCAACGCTATGGGTGACGAAAAACACTGTTTTTTTCTCCTTTTGCCATATTTTTAATAATTCATTCTGTAAAATATTCCTTGTTTGGGCATCTAATGCAGCAAACGGCTCATCCATTAAAACAATCTCTGGGTCGTTTGCTAAAGTTCTTGCTATAGCCACCCTCTGTTGCATCCCTCCACTTAATTGATAAGGATAGGCATCTTCAAATCCTTCCAATCCAACCATTTTAATAAATTTTTTAGCAATCTCTATTCTTTCATTTTTTGGGATACCTTTTAACTCTAAGCCAAATGTAACATTTTTTAAAACAGTTCTCCATGGCATTAGCGTATATTGTTGAAATACAACTCCTCTATCAGCTCCAGGGCCTTTAACTTCTTTCCCATCTAATAAAACTTTTCCTTCAGTTGGATAATCTAAACCAGCTATAATTCTTAATAATGTTGTTTTTCCACAACCACTTGGCCCCATAACTGTTAAAAATTCATTCTCATAAACCTCTAAATTAATATTATCTAATGCTTTAACTCTATTCCCATTAAATTCAAAAATTTTTGTTAGATTTTCCACTTTTAGCTTTACCTTCATCCTATCCCTTTTTTTTACTTCATCATCTTTCTCCAAACAAAGTATTTATCTTCAATATATCTCAGTCCTCTATCTAACACAAGCCCAATCAATCCGATAATTATCATACAGGCAATAACAACGTCCATTCTACTTAATGAATAGGCATACATAATTAGGTATCCTAAACCAGCATTACTTGATGGTAGCATCTCAGCAGCGACAACACACATCCATGCTATACCTGCTCCAACTCTCAGCCCAGTTAAAATACTTGGGGATGATGCGGGGATAACAACCTTTATTAAGATATCTCTTCCTTTAGCTCCTAATGTTAAAGCTGCCTCAATTAATGGAGTAGGGACTCCTTTAACTCCCGATATTGTGTTTATTAATATTGGGAAGAATGCTCCAATGAATATGATAAATATCATTGACATCTCTCCTAATCCAAACCATGCCAATGATAGAGGAACCCAAGCTAATGGTGGAATTGGTCTTAACAGTTCTATTAATGTGTCACATAAGCTATTTACTGTTCTATAGTAGCCCATCAATATTCCTAAGGGTATTGCTACAGCTGAAGCTAATAAAAAACCACTTATGACTCTCTTTATACTAATTATTGTATTATCTATCAAACTCCCAGTTCCTAAAATTCCTTGAAATGGATGAATTAAAACATTAATAACTGCTTCAACCCTTGGGAGTATGACAGGGTTATTTATATATATTGCCAACAATTCCCAAATAACTACAGCCAAAGCTGGAAGGGATATTTTCAACACTAATTCTTTTGTATTTATTTTCACACTAATCCCCTTTTTATGGTTCATCACCTTTTATTAAATATCAATATAATTTGTTATCTTTTAAAATTAATAAAACTTTAAAAGCATTATGAGGTATTTAAATTTTGTTATTCCCAAAGTGTTCCATTTAAATAGCTAATAATTTTATCGTTAGTTTTATTGTATATTTTCCCAATTACTGCCTTAATTTTAACACCTTCCTCAGTATCAATCTTTTCAATATTTTTTATTGTTATAACCATTTTCATCTTTCTCATAAAATCTAAAAACTCATCAAAATCCTCTTCACTATCAAATATAAGCTCAAAGTCTTCAGAAACCCTCTCCCCACTGGCTACTTTATTAATTGTTTCAACCATTGGCAATAAAATTGCCTCTCCTAAATCTTTAGCCCTATTCTTTCTCTCTTCAAGAGTTTCTTTAAACTCATAACTCATAAATCCCTCTCTCACAACCCTACTGAATAAAAAGTCCATTCCTAAATCAAAGAAAAAGGTAAAGGCTGATTTTAAATCTTCACACTGAGTATAGTGAGTTGTGTATTTTATTGGTGAAACAGCCATATCTGGGTCTTTTAAAACAACCCCTTCTCTTCCTTCTTTGTTTAGCTTTTCAATGATTTCCCTTACATGTATATGAGCTTCATCTTTATCAACTACAGCCAGTGGCTTAACATAAGGCAAATTATATTTTTCACATAGGTTTATTCTCTCTTTTATTGGTAAGGATTTATTTGTCTCCCTCTCCTTTATGTCAAATATATAAAATCCAAGATTTTCAAAGCCCCTATCAACCTCTTTGTAATAGTAAGGTGTGTAAGGGTTGTTTATGCCAATCATTTCTCCACATAACATATACTCGCTATAGTCATCTAAAATCTCTAAGTTTAAGAATTTTTTAACTTTTTTTGTTGTAAATGGGCAGATGTAGCCACTTCTTGTTAAGGCATAAACCTCTCCATCTATTTTAACGATTCTTATATTATATCCGTTCAATTTCTCTTCAATAACAACCTTATCAATAAAATGTTTTTTTATTGTAGGATAGAGAGTTATAGCCCTGTATGTTTTTGGATACCCTCTAACAACATCAAGGTTGTCGTTTAAAAATATAACTGTCCCCTTCTCTATCCCTTTAAATTCTTTTTTAAATAGTAATGTTTTTATTTCTTTATATTCATCCTCTCTTAAAATTTTCCTACTAAATGCTTTATTTAAATCTTTTATGGATAAATTGAGTTTTTCTGCTATTTTATTTAAATCGTATGCTGAAACCTTCATCATTATCAACCTCATTGCAGAACCTAAGTTTTTATGGCTTCATGTATAACTTATAAATAACTTTAACTATAAACATGATATTATTATTTCTAATAAATTATGTAGTAAAGAAGTGGGATAAAAATGAAACGACTTAAACTACTGGGAGGGGTTATGTTATTTGCCATAGTGAGCTTGATGGTGTGTGGTTGTATGGTAGTGTTTCCAAAGAAATATCCTGACGTTCTATACAAAGAATATGATGTGATAAAGATTGAAAATAGGACAATAAATGGTGTAAAAACAGCTATAGTATATCAAGTAAAGACAGAAATTGGTGCGAGGAGTAGCCCATACAGCTTAGATGCCGATAGTAAAAAAGATATTGGAGCAATAACATATTATGTCTTTAAGAATACAGACGTTGATGAAGTACAGATTATATGCTACTATGCAGGAGGGGGAGGGCTTCAGCCATACTACAAATTTAAGATAAAGAGAAGAGATGCTGAGTTATCTGGACTTCTAAATGTTTCAGAAAAAGAACTACCTTCTGCAACATTATATTATATAGATAAGCTGATATCTTTGGGAGACCTTTGGATTAATGACAGATTGCCAGTAAATGGATAAACTATTAATGGGGGAGGGAAAATGGTTCGTGTAGTTCCTTTAACTGATGAAGAAAAAATGAGTATTGTTTCAGGATTGAGAAGTTCAGTTCCTGCTACAAAATTGGTGACATTGAGAAAGTTACAGGAGATTGCTGAAGTTAGACCAGAGGCAATTTTATACTTGGATACTTACGATAAAGTAACGTTGAATGAAATTATCACATTACTAAATCAGATAATTGAATACGACCCTGATGAGATTCTAAGAAGAGAAGCAATGATAACTCTTGAAAAAGTTAAGAAAGCTTTGGGAACTAAGTTTTCAACATTTGTTCCTCTCTGTAATTCATGTAAATCTCCAATTGATTTGGGATGGACTTACTGTACTAACTGTGGGGCTGAGATTAAAAATATGACATTTGAAGAAGAAGTAGAAAGATGTCCAAACTGTAATAATTATATTTCAGATTCTTGGAAATACTGTGCTCACTGTGGTGCAAAGCTAAAAGAAGAGGAGGAAGAGGTTTTAAGATGTCCAAACTGTAAAAGACCTGTACAACCCGAGTGGATCGTCTGTCCATACTGTGGCTATAGACTTAAAAGAAAACCATAAAATTAGATGTTTAATTTTCTTCTAACATTTTTCACAACTTTGCTATATAACGCTATATTATACTTGCTTCCTAACTTCCCATAGTGCCATCTTGTTTTCCATGGATTTTTTAGTAAGTTGGATTTTGCTTTTAACAGCTCGTCAGTTTTTATTTTCAATAAATTTAAGAACTCCTTTGGTGACAAATCATCTGGTTTTTCTATATTTAGCTCGCTAAACTTTATATAAGCGTTTCCAACTTCCCATATAAAATGGGCGTCACTCCCAAAAGCCATTGCAAAATCATATTTTTCAGCATATTCAAGAGCTTTTAAGTTTGGTTCTATACTCCTACATCTACTGTTGAATACTTCAACAACATGAACATACTTTAAAAACTCCCTCTCTTCTAATACGTTGAATTTTGCTAAACTTCTTCTTCTATTTAAATCAAAGGGATGTGGAAGGTAGATTAAAGCTCCCTGCTCTCTAACTCTATCTAATGCTTCATATAAATCCAAATTTGCTGGTATTTCTTCAGTTAGGAATAGACCAATAAATTCTCCACTATTTGTTGCTATCTCCTCCCCAGGTATTGCAAAATTTAGTTTAGTTAGTTTATTATGGTCACAAATCGCTGGGACAATATTTTTCTTTATACAAAATTTTTCTAAAAGACCTTTTGGATTTAAAGAACATTTGCTTACTATAGAATGAACGTGTAAATCCACTTTCATTGATGTCCCCGATACTATTTATAAGAATTTTTAGAATTTTAAGATTCATTAAGACAATCATTAATTTAAGTTTTACTAACATAAATTATTAACAGTTTTATGATCTGGTGATAATTATGAAAAAAATTGGCATACTCGAAATAGTTGTTATATTGTCTATATTAATAACTTCTGTATCCTTGGCATATAAATTTTATAGTAATAATGGAAATGATTATGAGTTTGATGGAAACCAGATGTATAAATGTGCATGGGTATGTGAGAAAATTTTGAATAAAAATTTTCCTTTAAATGCCACTATTATTGGAAAATGGACGCTATCTAAAAAACCTTTCAATGGAGAGGTTAAGATATACGATGCAAAAGGGGGAACGTTATATGCAATATATAATGGAACACCAATAACTATTGGTGGAGAATTGGCTTATCAGGAAGATATAGCTGCAAAAAAAATAATATTGCATCCTATTGGAAAGTCAATAATATTTTATGAATTAAACCCAATAGAAGGAAAGTCATTCAGAGATATTGCAAATGAAATAGAAAACACAACAAAAAACTTTAATGGGTTGAATATTGTTGATGTTATAGTTGAGGGTAGTATGGGAGTTGATTCAAAAACATATACGCCAGTTGAAAGACAAAAGATTATGAATAATCTTGATGTTGATATTAAAAAAGGTTTAGGCCTATATTTTGTTGATTATGGAATTATAATTAATGGAAAAATTCATTTGAATACATTAAAAAATCTTGATAACTATATAAACTCTTCAAATATCTCAACATCAAAATTAACTATCTATGTTGTTGTAAATAATTCAATAGATGAGATACCCAATAAAATAAAGGAAAACTATGCTATTATTACATTGGGATAATATGGGGAAGATTGAGCTTCATCATGTATTTGTTATGTTATCTTGCATTTATTTAATATTTTCAGACATTTCAATAAATTCAGCAGTAGTTTTTTTATTTTCATCAATATTCTTTTATATATCTTTTACTGCTGGTAAAAGGTTATATTATTTAATTGGCATAGATAAAGAGAATTTAAAAATAAACTTAAAGAAGCATTATAATTTTGGAATTTTTTTAATGATAGTTGGATTGATAGCAGTAACCTCTGACTTAATTTGGGTTAAAGATGTTCCTTTATTTAATCCATTGTCAAGAAAATTTTTAAATGTTTATTTTACAACATTATCTCATCTCTTTTTGGTAGGTTGGGCAATTGTAGTAGCTTCTTCCAATATTGATAAGAAAAAAATCTTGTTATATACAATTATATTTTCAATACTAATCATGCTCCTTGGATATAGGACAAATGTATTAGTTTTGTTAATTTCTGTTGGAGCAATTCTGTATTATAAAAATAAAATATCTAACAGAGAGATTTTAAAATACGGAATTCTTGTCTTTGTTATTTTATTGGGGTTGTCAATATTAAGATTGTATGCTTTGGGGGTTGAAGGAAATCCAATCACATCAAGAATATCTTTAACTATGAGTATCTATGACATAATATTCAACAACTTTAATGGTGTTTTTAATGGTTATATTCATTATTCGGCAGTGTTTTCATATCTTGGACTATGCAATGGAGCGAGAACCGTTATAGCTAAAACATTAGGGATTTATAATGTGAGTATAACACCAACAATAGTTGGGGCAGTTATTGGAGATTATGGGACTTTGGCTATAATCCCATACTTTGGGATATTAGGGATATTTTTAGGGTTCTTTTATAAATTGGCAAAAGATGTTAAAGGGATTTATTTAGGGATTTATGGAATATTGTTTGCCTATACGCTTATAGGAATTGAAAGTGGGATTTTGGATATAGATGTAATCCTCTATTATTTCTTTGGGTTGATACTATGCATATATGCAATATTATTGAGAAAATTAAAAAGATAGATTTGTTTCATCCGGTATCTATTGTTATAATTGGGCATTTAATGATTTTTATATTAGCTTTTCCATATTTGGATGATATTGGATTATATTCTTTGTTTAAAATTTTAGGAGTTTTATCAATTTTTATTGTAGGGTTTTTTTTACCATTTATTTTTCCTATGCAAATTAAATTTAATAGGCATATTTTGTATCTTTCATTTCTTCTACTATCTTTTTTATCAATATTTGGGGCTTTTAAAATTACGCATTCGCTGTTTTTATCTATAGCTTATTTGCTATTTATTCTTATAATTGCAGAACTTTTCGTAAAATTTTATAAAAAAAAGATATTTGTTGATATCTTATTTTCTATTGGAATTATTGCTTTTCTTTTAATAGTTTTGATTTACGGGGCTATTCCTCTATTTAATTATGAGGTAAGGATGACTATTAATTCAGAACCGTTAAGATTAATATCCATGGGGGCTTTAATTTATGCAGGTATTGAAAATAAAGTTTATTTTATAATTGCGTTTATGATTTTGGTTTTATTGGGATATAAAGCAGGAGTTTTAATGCTTTTTA
It encodes the following:
- a CDS encoding PHP domain-containing protein codes for the protein MKVDLHVHSIVSKCSLNPKGLLEKFCIKKNIVPAICDHNKLTKLNFAIPGEEIATNSGEFIGLFLTEEIPANLDLYEALDRVREQGALIYLPHPFDLNRRRSLAKFNVLEEREFLKYVHVVEVFNSRCRSIEPNLKALEYAEKYDFAMAFGSDAHFIWEVGNAYIKFSELNIEKPDDLSPKEFLNLLKIKTDELLKAKSNLLKNPWKTRWHYGKLGSKYNIALYSKVVKNVRRKLNI
- a CDS encoding TrmB family transcriptional regulator sugar-binding domain-containing protein → MKKIGILEIVVILSILITSVSLAYKFYSNNGNDYEFDGNQMYKCAWVCEKILNKNFPLNATIIGKWTLSKKPFNGEVKIYDAKGGTLYAIYNGTPITIGGELAYQEDIAAKKIILHPIGKSIIFYELNPIEGKSFRDIANEIENTTKNFNGLNIVDVIVEGSMGVDSKTYTPVERQKIMNNLDVDIKKGLGLYFVDYGIIINGKIHLNTLKNLDNYINSSNISTSKLTIYVVVNNSIDEIPNKIKENYAIITLG
- a CDS encoding oligosaccharide repeat unit polymerase family protein, which encodes MLLLHWDNMGKIELHHVFVMLSCIYLIFSDISINSAVVFLFSSIFFYISFTAGKRLYYLIGIDKENLKINLKKHYNFGIFLMIVGLIAVTSDLIWVKDVPLFNPLSRKFLNVYFTTLSHLFLVGWAIVVASSNIDKKKILLYTIIFSILIMLLGYRTNVLVLLISVGAILYYKNKISNREILKYGILVFVILLGLSILRLYALGVEGNPITSRISLTMSIYDIIFNNFNGVFNGYIHYSAVFSYLGLCNGARTVIAKTLGIYNVSITPTIVGAVIGDYGTLAIIPYFGILGIFLGFFYKLAKDVKGIYLGIYGILFAYTLIGIESGILDIDVILYYFFGLILCIYAILLRKLKR